From a single Micromonospora pallida genomic region:
- a CDS encoding DUF4233 domain-containing protein codes for MSGAEPAHRPDPPDGPEGTPPATGRRSGLRNPERAVRGLGSAVLALEALVLLLAIQPIRVLGGQLGGAAIGLIVGLAVAAVLLAGMMGRRWAWHVGTLLQVVLALGGFLHLSLAVLGIIFGLVWAYALHVRRVILG; via the coding sequence GTGAGCGGCGCCGAGCCGGCCCACCGGCCGGACCCGCCGGACGGTCCGGAGGGGACGCCGCCGGCGACCGGCCGTCGTTCCGGGCTGCGTAACCCGGAGCGCGCGGTACGGGGACTGGGCTCCGCCGTACTGGCCCTGGAGGCGCTGGTGCTGCTGCTGGCGATCCAGCCGATCCGGGTGCTCGGCGGTCAACTCGGTGGAGCCGCGATCGGCCTGATCGTCGGCCTGGCCGTGGCGGCGGTGCTGCTCGCCGGGATGATGGGCCGTCGCTGGGCGTGGCACGTGGGCACCCTGCTCCAGGTCGTGCTCGCGCTCGGCGGGTTCCTGCACCTGTCGCTGGCGGTGCTCGGCATCATCTTCGGCCTGGTGTGGGCGTACGCGTTGCACGTCCGGCGGGTGATCCTGGGCTGA
- a CDS encoding bifunctional folylpolyglutamate synthase/dihydrofolate synthase, with the protein MAFELDRIESLLDLLGSPQRAYPSIHLTGTNGKTSTARMIDSLLRAFGLHTGRYTSPHLETVRERISLDGEPVSEERFVGTYREVAPLAALVDQRSAEPLTYFDMTTALAFATFADAPVDVAVVEVGLGGAEDATNVIQAGVCVLTPIGLDHTEWLGDTIEDIALAKAGIIHKGATVICAAQEEDAARPILERCAEVDATIAREGAEFGVLRRSVAVGGQVLTLQGLGGVYDEVFVPLHGAHQAQNAAVALAAVEAFLGAGAKRQLDVETVREGFATASSPGRLERVRTAPTVLLDGAHNPHGMAATVTAVQEEFAFSKLVAVLAVLGDKDAASLLELLEPVVDQVVVTRNSSPRAMPVSELAALAAEVFGPDRVESAEEMPDAIEAAVALAESDVPGELSGVGVLITGSVVTVADARRLLKR; encoded by the coding sequence ATGGCCTTCGAGCTCGACCGGATCGAGTCCCTGCTCGACCTGCTGGGCAGTCCGCAGCGGGCGTACCCGTCGATCCACCTGACCGGGACGAACGGCAAGACCTCCACCGCCCGCATGATCGATTCGTTGTTGCGGGCGTTCGGGCTGCACACCGGCCGGTACACCAGCCCGCACCTGGAGACCGTCCGGGAGCGGATTAGTCTGGACGGGGAGCCGGTCAGCGAGGAACGGTTCGTCGGCACGTACCGGGAGGTCGCGCCGTTGGCCGCGTTGGTCGACCAACGGTCCGCCGAGCCGCTGACCTACTTCGACATGACCACCGCGCTGGCGTTCGCCACGTTCGCCGACGCGCCGGTCGACGTCGCCGTGGTGGAGGTCGGTCTGGGTGGGGCGGAGGATGCGACCAACGTCATCCAGGCCGGGGTGTGCGTGCTGACCCCGATCGGGCTCGACCACACCGAGTGGCTCGGCGACACGATCGAGGACATCGCCCTGGCCAAGGCGGGCATCATCCACAAGGGCGCGACGGTGATCTGCGCCGCGCAGGAGGAGGACGCCGCCCGGCCGATCCTGGAACGCTGCGCCGAGGTGGACGCGACCATCGCCCGGGAGGGGGCCGAGTTCGGCGTCCTGCGCCGGTCGGTGGCGGTCGGCGGGCAGGTGCTGACGTTGCAGGGCCTCGGCGGGGTGTACGACGAGGTCTTCGTACCGCTGCACGGGGCGCACCAGGCGCAGAACGCGGCGGTGGCGCTCGCCGCGGTCGAGGCGTTCCTCGGCGCGGGCGCGAAGCGCCAGCTCGACGTGGAGACGGTGCGGGAGGGCTTCGCCACGGCCAGCTCGCCCGGCCGGCTGGAGCGGGTCCGTACCGCCCCGACGGTGCTGCTCGACGGCGCGCACAACCCGCACGGGATGGCCGCCACGGTCACCGCGGTGCAGGAGGAGTTCGCGTTCAGCAAGCTGGTCGCCGTGCTCGCGGTGCTCGGCGACAAGGACGCGGCCAGCCTGCTGGAGCTGCTGGAGCCGGTGGTCGACCAGGTGGTGGTGACCCGGAACAGCTCACCCCGCGCGATGCCGGTGTCGGAGCTGGCCGCGCTGGCCGCCGAGGTGTTCGGTCCGGACCGGGTGGAGAGCGCCGAGGAGATGCCGGACGCGATCGAGGCGGCCGTCGCGCTCGCCGAGTCCGACGTGCCGGGGGAGCTGAGCGGGGTGGGTGTGCTGATCACCGGGTCGGTGGTGACGGTGGCCGACGCCCGTCGGCTGCTGAAGCGGTGA
- the ndk gene encoding nucleoside-diphosphate kinase, translated as MSDISPDERTLVLIKPDAVRRGLVGEILSRFERKSLRIEAMVSRTMDAALADEHYAEHVEKAFYPPLKQFMTGGPLVALVLSGDQVIEVVRGLVGATDGRRAAAGTIRGDLSLSNRENLVHASDSVDSAKREIALWFPELG; from the coding sequence GTGTCCGACATCAGCCCGGACGAGCGCACGCTCGTACTGATCAAGCCTGACGCGGTCCGGCGCGGCCTGGTCGGCGAGATCCTCTCCCGGTTCGAGCGCAAGAGCCTGCGGATCGAAGCCATGGTGTCCCGGACGATGGACGCGGCGCTGGCCGACGAGCACTACGCCGAGCACGTCGAGAAGGCGTTCTACCCGCCGCTGAAGCAGTTCATGACCGGCGGTCCGCTGGTCGCCCTGGTGCTCTCCGGCGACCAGGTGATCGAGGTCGTACGCGGGCTGGTCGGCGCGACCGACGGTCGGCGGGCTGCCGCCGGCACGATCCGGGGTGACCTCTCCCTGTCGAACCGGGAGAACCTGGTGCACGCCTCCGACTCCGTGGACAGCGCCAAGCGCGAGATCGCGCTCTGGTTCCCCGAGCTGGGCTGA
- a CDS encoding lysophospholipid acyltransferase family protein: MPLLYTIGQLTVGNLLRWGWRPTVEGLEHVPEQGGAILAGNHLSVADELFLGATIPRHLAFWAKSEYFKGTGFRGQLTKSLLTGLGAIPVERAGGRAALSAFDAAIPALKAGDLVVVYPEGTRSPDGRLYRGRTGAARLAVLAGVPIVPVGMIGTEKVQPIGARMPKLGAGKITVRFGKPLDFTGRSDDRTSLREMTDELMTEIQKLTGQEYVSRYAPPRNQPPR, encoded by the coding sequence GTGCCGCTGCTCTACACCATCGGTCAGCTCACCGTGGGTAACCTGCTGCGGTGGGGATGGCGCCCGACAGTGGAGGGGCTGGAGCACGTACCTGAGCAGGGGGGTGCGATCCTCGCCGGCAACCACCTCTCCGTCGCCGACGAACTGTTCCTCGGTGCGACGATTCCCCGGCACCTCGCCTTCTGGGCGAAGTCCGAGTACTTCAAGGGCACCGGGTTCCGGGGCCAGCTGACCAAGTCGCTGCTTACCGGACTGGGCGCGATTCCGGTGGAGCGGGCCGGGGGACGGGCCGCGCTGTCCGCGTTCGACGCGGCGATCCCCGCGCTCAAGGCCGGTGACCTGGTGGTCGTCTACCCGGAGGGGACCCGGTCGCCGGACGGCCGGCTCTACCGGGGCCGCACCGGCGCGGCCCGGCTCGCCGTCCTGGCCGGTGTGCCGATCGTTCCGGTGGGCATGATCGGTACGGAGAAGGTGCAGCCGATCGGCGCCCGGATGCCGAAGCTCGGCGCGGGGAAGATCACCGTGCGGTTCGGCAAGCCGCTGGACTTCACCGGGCGCTCCGACGACCGCACCTCGCTGCGGGAGATGACCGACGAGCTGATGACCGAGATCCAGAAGCTCACCGGCCAGGAGTACGTCTCCCGCTACGCCCCGCCCCGCAACCAGCCTCCCCGCTGA
- a CDS encoding VOC family protein: MANGGNRAIAPVRKLIAAVLGTVATFVVLFGLGMTSWSIVALGVALVALAIALATFKVGGGRAWVVGVGHVHSASEPPTTYSFGRCELQLVIDAPGMPPRSKKIIEPRVPVAKWPAIGQTLPIRVALDDQSRIRVLWDEVPTHAEAAATVADLPPEYAGADPLDEVLIQQDAPPWAERGPDDDYRDPPPADPLLDDVGGRSEDREPVVVHQRPGGPVVLEGTVVEPGTAPLPRRAAPAPRPPAEDAPPTAYGDPYAGSPDDPYASRPLSPYRDPYDELPGDPDLDRPASPYRDPYDEASGATYADRPASPYRDPYGDLDADYPTSSRPDPYGGPRTEPAGSDEPTESVTYIESPGPVRPTERATPASEPIRSEGAARSEGAATSAAEPGTSAPEAVKPGGEPVVPVRQRTDEPIVDPVDVPLDAPDDEPAPDELDEAIFGAEAGGSTTPISGVGITVLVTNLDRSVDFYRDTLGFEEFDRGAGNAVLASGSTRLVLREVSEAAPISRRLVHVNLEVDDIQAAYERLRESGIRFTYAPRVVNRGAKLDVWAAAFRDPDGHGIALTQWRTRADV, from the coding sequence GTGGCGAATGGCGGGAACCGCGCGATCGCGCCGGTGCGGAAGCTGATCGCGGCGGTGCTCGGCACCGTGGCGACCTTCGTGGTCCTGTTCGGGTTGGGCATGACGAGCTGGTCGATCGTCGCGCTGGGCGTGGCACTGGTCGCCCTGGCAATCGCGCTGGCCACCTTCAAGGTCGGTGGCGGCCGTGCCTGGGTGGTCGGCGTCGGGCACGTGCACAGCGCCTCCGAGCCGCCCACCACGTACTCCTTCGGTCGCTGCGAGTTGCAGCTCGTCATCGACGCTCCGGGGATGCCGCCCCGATCCAAGAAGATCATCGAGCCGCGGGTGCCGGTCGCCAAGTGGCCCGCGATCGGGCAGACGTTGCCCATCCGGGTCGCCCTCGACGACCAGAGCCGGATCCGGGTGCTCTGGGACGAGGTGCCGACCCACGCCGAGGCGGCCGCGACCGTGGCCGACCTGCCGCCCGAGTACGCCGGCGCGGACCCGCTCGACGAGGTCCTGATCCAGCAGGACGCGCCGCCGTGGGCCGAGCGTGGACCGGACGACGACTACCGCGACCCGCCCCCGGCGGACCCGCTCCTGGACGACGTCGGCGGGCGCTCCGAGGACCGGGAACCGGTGGTGGTGCACCAGCGGCCGGGCGGCCCGGTGGTGCTGGAGGGCACGGTCGTCGAGCCGGGCACGGCTCCCCTGCCGCGCCGGGCCGCCCCCGCGCCGCGCCCGCCCGCCGAGGACGCCCCCCCGACCGCCTACGGCGACCCGTACGCGGGTTCGCCCGACGACCCGTACGCCAGCCGGCCGCTGAGCCCGTACCGCGACCCGTACGACGAACTGCCCGGCGACCCGGACCTCGACCGCCCCGCCTCCCCCTACCGCGACCCGTACGACGAGGCATCCGGCGCGACGTACGCCGACCGTCCGGCGTCCCCGTACCGCGACCCGTACGGCGACCTCGACGCGGATTACCCCACGTCCTCGCGTCCCGACCCGTACGGCGGCCCACGGACCGAGCCGGCCGGATCGGACGAACCGACCGAGTCCGTCACGTATATCGAGTCGCCCGGACCGGTCCGGCCGACTGAGCGGGCCACGCCGGCCTCGGAGCCGATTCGGTCCGAGGGGGCGGCCCGGTCCGAGGGGGCGGCCACGTCTGCTGCGGAGCCGGGTACGTCGGCCCCGGAAGCGGTGAAGCCGGGTGGGGAACCGGTCGTCCCGGTCCGGCAGCGCACCGACGAGCCGATCGTCGACCCGGTCGACGTACCCCTGGACGCCCCCGACGACGAGCCCGCCCCCGACGAGCTGGACGAGGCGATCTTCGGCGCCGAGGCCGGCGGCAGCACCACCCCGATCAGCGGCGTCGGGATCACCGTGCTGGTCACCAACCTGGACCGGTCGGTGGACTTCTATCGGGACACCCTCGGTTTCGAGGAGTTCGACCGTGGCGCGGGCAACGCCGTCCTCGCCTCCGGCAGCACCCGGCTGGTGCTCCGCGAGGTCAGCGAGGCCGCGCCGATCAGCCGCCGACTCGTGCACGTCAACCTCGAGGTGGACGACATCCAGGCCGCGTACGAACGGCTCCGCGAGTCCGGGATCCGCTTCACCTACGCCCCCCGGGTGGTCAACCGGGGCGCGAAACTGGACGTCTGGGCCGCCGCCTTCCGGGATCCCGACGGCCACGGCATCGCCCTCACCCAGTGGCGCACCCGCGCCGACGTCTGA
- a CDS encoding alkaline phosphatase D family protein, which translates to MTSLDRRTLLRAGLVTGAGLAGGALLGGAGAGAAPTVGAPAWRASGRPVLTHGVQSGDVTAESARVWTRADRPGRLWVEVSRRPDLRGARVLRGPVLDPSGDFTGQVRLTGLPSGERLHYRVSVESLDRYGVRSEPLLGSFTTAPGRQQRRDVRFVWTGDIVGQGWGIDPNFGGMKIFESMRGVRPDFYLCSGDNVYADGPLAETVTLPDGRIWRNLVTPEKSKVAETLAEYRGQYAYNLLDEHLRALVAEVPQVIQWDDHEVTNNWYPGEILTDARYTEKRVDVLAARARQAFGEWLPVPTESTLYRKLSYGPLLDVFVLDMRTYKDQNDGNTYADPERGLLGREQREWLIRELKRSRATWKVIANDLPIGVVVPDGSAAQEGVAQGDPGAPAGRELEFAEVLGAAHRAGVTGIVFLTADVHYTAAHHYDPARAAVRDFTPFWEFVSGPAHAGAFGPNALDGTFGPQAVFVNAPPRANTSPGEGFQHFGEVSIDGESGAFTVHLRDRDGVSLWTTTLPAPGR; encoded by the coding sequence ATGACTTCTCTCGACCGACGTACTCTGCTGCGCGCCGGCCTGGTGACCGGCGCGGGACTGGCCGGCGGCGCGCTGCTCGGCGGCGCCGGGGCCGGGGCCGCGCCGACGGTCGGCGCGCCGGCCTGGCGGGCCTCCGGCCGCCCGGTTCTCACCCACGGTGTGCAGAGCGGCGACGTGACGGCCGAGTCCGCGCGGGTGTGGACCCGGGCCGACCGGCCGGGCCGGCTGTGGGTGGAGGTGAGCCGCCGGCCGGACCTGCGCGGCGCGCGGGTGCTGCGCGGACCGGTGCTCGACCCGTCCGGCGACTTCACCGGCCAGGTCCGGCTGACCGGCCTGCCCAGCGGGGAGCGGCTGCACTACCGGGTGTCGGTGGAGAGCCTGGACCGGTACGGGGTGCGCAGCGAGCCGCTGCTCGGCTCGTTCACCACCGCCCCGGGCCGGCAGCAGCGCCGTGACGTGCGGTTCGTCTGGACCGGTGACATCGTCGGGCAGGGCTGGGGCATCGACCCGAACTTCGGCGGGATGAAGATCTTCGAGTCGATGCGGGGCGTCCGGCCGGACTTCTACCTGTGCAGCGGCGACAACGTGTACGCCGACGGGCCGCTCGCCGAGACGGTCACCCTGCCCGACGGCCGGATCTGGCGCAACCTGGTCACCCCGGAGAAGAGCAAGGTCGCCGAAACCCTCGCCGAGTACCGGGGGCAGTACGCGTACAACCTGCTCGACGAGCACCTGCGGGCGCTCGTCGCCGAGGTCCCGCAGGTCATCCAGTGGGACGACCACGAGGTGACCAACAACTGGTACCCGGGGGAGATCCTCACCGACGCCCGGTACACCGAGAAGCGGGTGGACGTGCTCGCCGCACGGGCCCGGCAGGCGTTCGGCGAGTGGCTGCCCGTGCCGACGGAGTCGACGCTGTACCGGAAGCTGTCGTACGGGCCGCTGCTGGACGTCTTCGTGCTGGACATGCGCACCTACAAGGACCAGAACGACGGCAACACGTACGCCGACCCGGAGCGCGGCCTGCTCGGCCGGGAGCAGCGGGAGTGGTTGATCCGGGAGCTGAAGCGGTCCCGGGCGACCTGGAAGGTGATCGCCAACGACCTGCCGATCGGCGTGGTGGTGCCGGACGGGTCGGCCGCGCAGGAGGGCGTCGCGCAGGGCGACCCGGGTGCCCCCGCCGGCCGGGAACTGGAGTTCGCCGAGGTGCTGGGCGCGGCGCACCGGGCCGGGGTGACCGGCATCGTGTTCCTCACCGCCGATGTGCACTACACCGCGGCGCACCACTACGACCCGGCGCGGGCGGCGGTGCGCGACTTCACCCCGTTCTGGGAGTTCGTCTCCGGCCCGGCGCACGCCGGGGCGTTCGGCCCGAACGCGCTGGACGGCACGTTCGGCCCGCAGGCGGTCTTCGTGAACGCCCCGCCGCGCGCCAACACCTCCCCCGGTGAGGGCTTCCAGCACTTCGGCGAGGTGAGCATCGACGGGGAGTCGGGCGCGTTCACGGTGCACCTGCGCGACCGGGACGGCGTCTCCCTCTGGACCACGACCCTGCCCGCCCCCGGGCGCTGA
- the ileS gene encoding isoleucine--tRNA ligase: MAYPLHDPTAGGVPASPDLPAVERRVLEHWTADKTFEASVEARPADNEYVFYDGPPFANGLPHYGHLFTGYVKDVVPRYQTMRGRRVDRRFGWDCHGLPAEVVAEKQLGITTKAEILDLGVDRFNEACRTSVLEFTHDWERYVTRQARWVDFANDYKTLDLDYMESVMWAFRTLHDKGLVYEGFRVLAYCWRCETPLSNTETRMDDVYRDRHDPTLSVWFTLTPDENAPELVRGPVRLGVWTTTPWTLPSNLALAVGPDIEYAVLEHQGSPDSGHSGERYVVGAARLGAYAKELEGYEQVGTVRGADLVGRRYTPLYDFLVEPAGPNAYQVLGAEFVTTEDGTGIVHMAPAFGEDDQNACNAAGIPTVVTVDDHTRFTALVPPYQGEQVFDVNKPVIRELKERGVVLKQDTYTHAYPHCWRCDTPLVYKAVSSWFVAVTQFKDRMVELNQQINWTPGHIKDGSFGKWLANARDWSISRNRFWGSPIPVWKSDDPNYPRVDVYGSLADIERDFGVRLTDLHRPAVDDLVRPNPDDPTGKSTMRRVPEVLDCWFESGSMPFAQVHYPFENRDWFENHYPGDFIVEYIGQTRGWFYTMHVLATALFDRPAFRNCLSHGILLGSDGRKMSKSLRNYPDVYHVFDSYGSDAMRWMLMSSPVLRGGDMAVTEAGIRDAVRQVLLPLWNVWYFFSLYANADGYQAKRKTDAAPAGGGEAAGNLLDRYVLAKTNELVATVGAQMDAYDISGACATVRSYLDALTNWYVRRSRDRFWSGDADAFDTLWTVLETLCRVVAPLAPLTAEEIWRGLTGERSVHLTDWPSADEFPADHDLVAAMDATREVCSAALSLRKAKGLRVRLPLARLTVASPAAVALRPFGDLVADEVNVKAVEFTGEVANYCQQVLTVVPRALGPRVGKQVQQVIKAVKAGEWELVDGAPVAAGVTLAEGEYELRLVAADAEHSAPLPGGEGVVVLDTTVTPELAAEGLARDVVRVVQQARRDADLDVSDRITLVLSASDEVRAAVSAYRDFVAAEVLAESVDFADAVDGFTGEAGEGDRVTVAVRRV, from the coding sequence ATGGCCTATCCGTTGCACGACCCGACCGCCGGCGGTGTCCCGGCGAGCCCGGACCTGCCCGCGGTCGAGCGCCGGGTCCTGGAGCACTGGACGGCCGACAAGACCTTCGAGGCGTCCGTCGAGGCCCGTCCCGCCGACAACGAGTACGTCTTCTACGACGGTCCGCCGTTCGCCAACGGCCTGCCGCACTACGGCCACCTGTTCACCGGGTACGTCAAGGACGTCGTCCCGCGCTACCAGACGATGCGTGGCCGGCGGGTGGACCGGCGCTTCGGCTGGGACTGCCACGGCCTGCCCGCCGAGGTGGTCGCCGAGAAGCAGCTCGGCATCACCACCAAGGCGGAGATCCTCGACCTCGGCGTGGACCGGTTCAACGAGGCGTGCCGCACGTCGGTGCTGGAGTTCACCCACGACTGGGAGCGGTACGTCACCCGGCAGGCCCGCTGGGTCGACTTCGCCAACGACTACAAGACCCTCGACCTGGACTACATGGAAAGCGTCATGTGGGCCTTCCGGACCCTGCACGACAAGGGCCTGGTCTACGAGGGCTTCCGGGTGCTGGCGTACTGCTGGCGGTGCGAGACGCCGCTGTCGAACACCGAGACCCGGATGGACGACGTCTACCGGGACCGGCACGACCCGACCCTGTCGGTCTGGTTCACGCTGACCCCGGACGAGAACGCCCCGGAGCTGGTGCGCGGGCCGGTCAGGCTGGGCGTCTGGACCACCACGCCGTGGACGCTGCCGTCGAACCTCGCCCTCGCCGTCGGCCCGGACATCGAGTACGCGGTGCTGGAGCACCAGGGTTCCCCCGACAGCGGGCACAGTGGTGAGCGCTACGTGGTCGGCGCGGCGCGGCTCGGGGCGTACGCGAAGGAACTGGAGGGGTACGAGCAGGTCGGCACGGTCCGGGGCGCGGACCTGGTGGGTCGGCGCTACACCCCGCTCTACGACTTCCTGGTCGAGCCGGCCGGGCCGAACGCGTACCAGGTGCTCGGCGCGGAGTTCGTCACCACCGAGGACGGCACCGGGATCGTGCACATGGCCCCGGCCTTCGGTGAGGACGACCAGAACGCCTGCAACGCGGCCGGTATCCCGACCGTGGTGACCGTGGACGACCACACCCGGTTCACCGCGCTGGTACCGCCGTACCAGGGCGAGCAGGTCTTCGACGTGAACAAGCCGGTGATCCGGGAGCTGAAGGAGCGGGGGGTGGTGTTGAAGCAGGACACCTACACCCACGCGTACCCACACTGCTGGCGCTGCGACACCCCGCTGGTCTACAAGGCGGTGTCGTCGTGGTTCGTCGCGGTGACCCAGTTCAAGGACCGGATGGTCGAGCTGAACCAGCAGATCAACTGGACCCCGGGACACATCAAGGACGGCTCGTTCGGCAAGTGGCTGGCCAACGCCCGGGACTGGTCGATCAGCCGGAACCGGTTCTGGGGCTCGCCGATCCCGGTGTGGAAGTCCGACGACCCGAACTACCCGCGCGTGGACGTGTACGGGTCGCTCGCGGACATCGAGCGGGACTTCGGCGTACGCCTGACCGACCTGCACCGGCCGGCGGTGGACGACCTGGTCCGTCCCAACCCGGACGACCCGACCGGCAAGTCGACGATGCGTCGGGTGCCGGAGGTGCTGGACTGCTGGTTCGAGTCCGGCTCGATGCCGTTCGCCCAGGTGCACTACCCGTTCGAGAACCGCGACTGGTTCGAGAACCACTACCCGGGCGACTTCATCGTCGAGTACATCGGACAGACCCGGGGCTGGTTCTACACCATGCACGTGCTGGCCACCGCGCTGTTCGACCGGCCGGCGTTCCGTAACTGCCTCAGCCACGGCATCCTGCTCGGCTCGGACGGCCGGAAGATGTCCAAGAGCCTGCGCAACTACCCGGACGTGTACCACGTCTTCGACTCGTACGGGTCGGACGCGATGCGCTGGATGCTGATGTCCTCGCCGGTGCTGCGCGGTGGGGACATGGCGGTGACCGAGGCGGGCATCCGGGACGCCGTCCGGCAGGTGCTGCTGCCGCTCTGGAACGTCTGGTACTTCTTCTCGCTCTACGCCAACGCCGACGGGTACCAGGCGAAGCGGAAGACCGACGCCGCGCCGGCCGGTGGCGGCGAAGCCGCCGGTAACCTGCTCGACCGGTACGTGCTGGCGAAGACGAACGAGCTGGTCGCCACGGTCGGCGCCCAGATGGACGCGTACGACATCTCGGGGGCCTGCGCCACCGTACGGTCGTACCTGGACGCGCTGACCAACTGGTACGTGCGGCGCTCGCGGGACCGGTTCTGGTCCGGTGACGCGGACGCCTTCGACACGCTCTGGACGGTGCTGGAGACGCTCTGCCGGGTGGTGGCGCCGCTGGCCCCGCTGACCGCCGAGGAGATCTGGCGGGGGCTGACCGGCGAGCGGTCGGTGCACCTGACCGACTGGCCGTCGGCCGACGAGTTCCCCGCCGACCACGACCTGGTCGCCGCGATGGATGCCACCCGGGAGGTCTGCTCGGCGGCGCTGTCGCTGCGCAAGGCCAAGGGGCTGCGGGTCCGGCTGCCGCTGGCCCGACTGACGGTGGCCTCGCCGGCCGCCGTCGCGCTGCGTCCCTTCGGTGACCTGGTCGCCGACGAGGTCAACGTCAAGGCGGTGGAGTTCACCGGCGAGGTGGCCAACTACTGCCAGCAGGTGCTGACCGTGGTGCCCCGGGCGCTCGGCCCCCGGGTCGGCAAGCAGGTGCAGCAGGTCATCAAGGCGGTCAAGGCGGGGGAGTGGGAGCTGGTCGACGGCGCCCCGGTCGCCGCCGGGGTCACCCTCGCCGAGGGCGAGTACGAGCTGCGCCTGGTCGCCGCCGACGCGGAGCACTCCGCACCGCTGCCCGGCGGTGAGGGGGTGGTGGTGCTGGACACCACGGTCACCCCGGAACTGGCCGCCGAGGGGCTGGCCCGGGACGTCGTCCGGGTGGTGCAGCAGGCCCGCCGGGACGCCGACCTGGACGTGTCGGACCGGATCACGCTGGTGCTGTCCGCCTCGGACGAGGTGCGGGCGGCGGTGTCGGCGTACCGGGACTTCGTCGCTGCCGAGGTGCTGGCGGAGTCCGTGGACTTCGCCGACGCGGTCGACGGGTTCACCGGCGAGGCCGGCGAGGGCGACCGGGTGACGGTGGCCGTCCGCCGGGTCTGA
- a CDS encoding carboxymuconolactone decarboxylase family protein, with protein sequence MSRINLATVAPEAFQAVLGLEGYVRANVDKRVLELVKLRASMLNGCAYCVDLHSRDALDAGESSRRLFAVAAWREAPFFDERERAALALTDAVTRLGEHGVPDDVWDEARRVFAEKEVADLIVAIGTINVWNRIAVTSHTRPPVD encoded by the coding sequence ATGAGTCGGATCAACCTGGCGACGGTGGCCCCGGAGGCATTCCAGGCGGTGCTCGGACTGGAGGGGTACGTCCGGGCGAACGTCGACAAGCGGGTGCTGGAGCTGGTGAAGCTCCGGGCCTCGATGCTCAACGGCTGTGCCTACTGTGTCGACCTGCACAGCCGGGACGCGCTCGACGCGGGCGAGTCCAGCCGTCGGCTGTTCGCCGTGGCCGCGTGGCGCGAGGCGCCCTTCTTCGACGAACGGGAACGGGCCGCGCTGGCGCTCACCGACGCGGTCACCCGGCTCGGCGAACACGGCGTACCCGACGACGTGTGGGACGAGGCGCGGCGGGTCTTCGCCGAGAAGGAGGTGGCCGACCTGATCGTGGCCATCGGGACCATCAACGTGTGGAACCGGATCGCGGTGACCAGCCACACCCGGCCACCCGTCGACTGA